In Lytechinus variegatus isolate NC3 chromosome 6, Lvar_3.0, whole genome shotgun sequence, the DNA window ttgaccttgatcatgtgacctgaaactcgcacaggatgttcagtgatacttgattactcttatgtacaagtttcatgaatcagatccataaactttcaaagttttgatggtaattcaactgatacacccaattcggccaaagttcattgacctttgaccttggtcatgtgacctgaaacgcgcacaggatgttcagtgatatttgattactcatatgtccaagtttaatgaactagactaataaactttcaaagttatgatggtaattcaacagatacccccgattcggccaaagttcattgaccctaaatgacctttgaccttaatcatgagacctgaaacttgctcaaaatattcagtgatgcttgattactattatgtccaagtttcatgaatcagatccataaactttcaaagttatgatgggaattcaacagatatccccaattcggccaaagttcattgaccctaaatgacctttgaccttggtcatgtgacgtgaaactcatgcagaatgttcagtgatacttgattaaccttatgtccaagtttcatgaactaggtccatatattttctaagttatgatgacatttcaaaaacttaacctcaggttaagatttcaatgttgattcctccaacatggtctaagttcattgaccctaaatgacctttgaccttggtcatgtgacatgaaactttaataggatgttcagtaatacttgattaaccttatggccaagtttcatgaactaggtccatatactttctaagttatgatgtcatttcaaaaacttaacctcaggttaagatttgatgttgacgccgccgccgccgccgtcgccgccgccgtcggaaaagcggcgcctatagtctcactctgcttcgcaggtgagacaaaaatggaaacatgcatgATATCAGGGTACTTTTCCTTTGTATCCAACTTACCGCCTTTGAATATATCCCAGTGGATGCATAACCAGCTATAGTGTGTGTGTCTCTAACACTGATGGACAGAGATGATACTGAATTCTTGAGCATGGCGTTGGTATCTTCATCCTGACTCTCAAAAGCTACATCAACCAAGAAATTCATCTCCGTCTTTACTTGGCTTTGGGTGTACTGTTGTAACAGACATTTTGTGGTATACTTGGCAATGTTTTTGTTCTGAGACACAGTGAAGTACAGGAGATACCTAAACTCTTCCTTCCTAGGGATCACTACTTCCTCAATCAGCCTCTTAAATTCATTGTGATCTGAATCATAGAGAGAAGCAAGATAGACTGCAGCCATGTACTCCTGGAATAGTTTATGAGGAAAATAGAATGTTGACTGCAGGAACGGTCTGCTCTTATCATGAATGGATGAGAGCTTATTCTCCTGTGACAACACCCCTACTTTGCATGCTGTTTTCACAGAGTCTGAGTACTGTTCAAGATCTTCTTCATTGAAAATAAGGTTGTTCGATAGCAGTCCAGTAAATGCCAATTTGGCAACTGGTTCCATGAGTTTTTCAATTTTAGAGCGATGGGTATTAAATGATGGACTCCTTAGATCTTGGATCTCTTTCTGGACATAACGCACCTTTAGGAATTCAAACACTTCACAGAATATTTCAGAGAATGTTTGAAAAGCCTTCAACTCTTCTTTCTTGTTGTCATCAAGTTCTCTCCACATGTGACAGAGCATAGAAATGTAGATAGGATATGGTGCCATATTCTCTGATATGATATCATTGCTTTCAAACAATTGGATGAATTCATCTGCTGTAGCCTCAGTGTCTTTGAAGTAATTGCGAATGTAAACCATTGCATTCTCCCTGCTAAAGCCTTCCACATGGATGAATGTGTATCGATTTCTTAAACTACTGCTCCCTCTTATTTCATTGGCCTTCCATGGACGGCTTGTCACCATCACAGGGCAAGTACGAAGTTCATCTGAGCGAAGAATATCTTCAACTGTGATATCACCTCTCTCCAAAGAACGTACATTTAGTTCAGTGTTAGTTCTTGTGTGCATAGATATACTTGCTGGACTTGTTTCTGATCCAACTTTGAACTCTGACTGAGCACCTTCTGAACCTTGCTTGGTTTCAGAGTGCTGTACAACCTTGCCACTAAACTCATCTAATCCATCACAGGCAATGAATACCTTTTCTGGATTTGAACGGATGTACTCGGTGATCTGACAGGCTGTTGCTGGGTTGtcctttgagagatatgacttAACAATCTGACCAATCTTGTATCGCTTGGCTTCACGCAGAGGGATAATGAGTACCCACACAAACTTTGACAGATCTGGACTATCGTTTATCCAGTCCCATGCAATCTTAGCCAAGAATGTGGTCTTTCCAGCCCCTGCCTCTCCTTGGACCATAATCCGTTTGGGGAAGATGCCATTGACTTTGAGATTAAAGAGATCCTTATACTCAAGTTTACTccttttctttcgtttttcttCTTCCAAGAAAAGGCTTGTGTACATATCTTTGAATGGCACAATAGAATCAGGATCTAGTGGATCAGCTCTTATCATACAGAAATCAGTCCTGTACTTGTCTTGGAGCTCATCTTTACATCTCTTAATCAGGTCAGGGGTAAGTGGTTTGGTCTCTGATACTGGAATTGTCACAGGTGTACCTAGAAAAAAAGTGACACACatcttttaatttcaaaatcatataAACAATCATAGACAAATGAGCACAGGCTCCTAGCTACGACAATCGTAgcccttttttctattttagtGCTGATATAAAAAGAATAACTCATGAACCTTTATTAATGTTTTCAATTTCTTGTCACAATCACAAAATGACCTCAAGTAAATCCAACTAAATATCTCATAGTGTTTAcatgatgtatgagtgaaatcaTGATAAATACATGGTAGAAAAGGGTAATGGATCATCAATGGCGGCATTGCTCAACATCCTGAACCCAATTCAGACACCAAGTGTAATATACCCGATACAACAAGTTTGCACACtaattttttcttctaatttctTCTGATTCATAACCTTCCACCTGCCAATTTGCAATACCAAGTATTTTCTTTTGCCACTGCAAATAGAAAACATATTGTCATCCTGCCTATTCAACTTGATGTACgggtattttgtttttaaattgatttcttaaaaacgtccatcctgattttttttcataccctCAACTGTCGGCTCTTTTAACAGATTCCCAGTAATCAGTTTCCAAGACAGCAAAAC includes these proteins:
- the LOC121416787 gene encoding uncharacterized protein LOC121416787 isoform X4, with product MRMEMEKNNRSSVTEEEFLRLAQLIPPRYYSDLGIHLGISSAELDHIIVQHSSNYKDALMTMFTRWRDEQHPDEDIRALLAEGLEKSDLGGLSKELLAGNLIQKTTGVRQTTATTSRASTSTGAADMSALPHTVSEEELLMLSMEIGPTYYKRVGVNLNISIVTLDNIKERSRDNCDALMTVFTRWRDKQLPDTNIRAHLAAALQKSGLVLLSWKLITGNLLKEPTVEGTPVTIPVSETKPLTPDLIKRCKDELQDKYRTDFCMIRADPLDPDSIVPFKDMYTSLFLEEEKRKKRSKLEYKDLFNLKVNGIFPKRIMVQGEAGAGKTTFLAKIAWDWINDSPDLSKFVWVLIIPLREAKRYKIGQIVKSYLSKDNPATACQITEYIRSNPEKVFIACDGLDEFSGKVVQHSETKQGSEGAQSEFKVGSETSPASISMHTRTNTELNVRSLERGDITVEDILRSDELRTCPVMVTSRPWKANEIRGSSSLRNRYTFIHVEGFSRENAMVYIRNYFKDTEATADEFIQLFESNDIISENMAPYPIYISMLCHMWRELDDNKKEELKAFQTFSEIFCEVFEFLKVRYVQKEIQDLRSPSFNTHRSKIEKLMEPVAKLAFTGLLSNNLIFNEEDLEQYSDSVKTACKVGVLSQENKLSSIHDKSRPFLQSTFYFPHKLFQEYMAAVYLASLYDSDHNEFKRLIEEVVIPRKEEFRYLLYFTVSQNKNIAKYTTKCLLQQYTQSQVKTEMNFLVDVAFESQDEDTNAMLKNSVSSLSISVRDTHTIAGYASTGIYSKAINMSVGDLFRPPSYGPGISNEVALMICSAPSLRDVELKASFHPTFYETLAREGRKATVHTLEIGNIKPLSSASSHHLAGALCSLPNLTNLILRRVCDQEEFYSHLNEKASTLKGSFPQISKGNFIFNEKPQKDLQSFLQAVSDELRQMELRRARSFKMRALRLDPLSEHEYSAAGASSSDKYFDE
- the LOC121416787 gene encoding uncharacterized protein LOC121416787 isoform X1, translating into MRMEMEKNNRSSVTEEEFLRLAQLIPPRYYSDLGIHLGISSAELDHIIVQHSSNYKDALMTMFTRWRDEQHPDEDIRALLAEGLEKSDLGGLSKELLAGNLIQKTTGVRQTTATTSRASTSTGAADMSALPHTVSEEELLMLSMEIGPTYYKRVGVNLNISIVTLDNIKERSRDNCDALMTVFTRWRDKQLPDTNIRAHLAAALQKSGLVLLSWKLITGNLLKEPTVEGTPVTIPVSETKPLTPDLIKRCKDELQDKYRTDFCMIRADPLDPDSIVPFKDMYTSLFLEEEKRKKRSKLEYKDLFNLKVNGIFPKRIMVQGEAGAGKTTFLAKIAWDWINDSPDLSKFVWVLIIPLREAKRYKIGQIVKSYLSKDNPATACQITEYIRSNPEKVFIACDGLDEFSGKVVQHSETKQGSEGAQSEFKVGSETSPASISMHTRTNTELNVRSLERGDITVEDILRSDELRTCPVMVTSRPWKANEIRGSSSLRNRYTFIHVEGFSRENAMVYIRNYFKDTEATADEFIQLFESNDIISENMAPYPIYISMLCHMWRELDDNKKEELKAFQTFSEIFCEVFEFLKVRYVQKEIQDLRSPSFNTHRSKIEKLMEPVAKLAFTGLLSNNLIFNEEDLEQYSDSVKTACKVGVLSQENKLSSIHDKSRPFLQSTFYFPHKLFQEYMAAVYLASLYDSDHNEFKRLIEEVVIPRKEEFRYLLYFTVSQNKNIAKYTTKCLLQQYTQSQVKTEMNFLVDVAFESQDEDTNAMLKNSVSSLSISVRDTHTIAGYASTGIYSKAINMSVGDLFRPPSYGPGISNEVALMICSAPSLRDVELKASFHPTFYETLAREGRKATVHTLEIVNYKPLSSASSQHIAEALCSLPNLTNLTLSGFCDQEEFCSHLNEKASTLKVHTLEIVNDKPLSSASSHHLVGALCSLPNLTNLTLRGVCDQEEFCSHLNEKASTLKVHTLEIGNIKPLSSASSHHLAGALCSLPNLTNLILRRVCDQEEFYSHLNEKASTLKGSFPQISKGNFIFNEKPQKDLQSFLQAVSDELRQMELRRARSFKMRALRLDPLSEHEYSAAGASSSDKYFDE
- the LOC121416787 gene encoding uncharacterized protein LOC121416787 isoform X2 codes for the protein MRMEMEKNNRSSVTEEEFLRLAQLIPPRYYSDLGIHLGISSAELDHIIVQHSSNYKDALMTMFTRWRDEQHPDEDIRALLAEGLEKSDLGGLSKELLAGNLIQKTTGVRQTTATTSRASTSTGAADMSALPHTVSEEELLMLSMEIGPTYYKRVGVNLNISIVTLDNIKERSRDNCDALMTVFTRWRDKQLPDTNIRAHLAAALQKSGLVLLSWKLITGNLLKEPTVEGTPVTIPVSETKPLTPDLIKRCKDELQDKYRTDFCMIRADPLDPDSIVPFKDMYTSLFLEEEKRKKRSKLEYKDLFNLKVNGIFPKRIMVQGEAGAGKTTFLAKIAWDWINDSPDLSKFVWVLIIPLREAKRYKIGQIVKSYLSKDNPATACQITEYIRSNPEKVFIACDGLDEFSGKVVQHSETKQGSEGAQSEFKVGSETSPASISMHTRTNTELNVRSLERGDITVEDILRSDELRTCPVMVTSRPWKANEIRGSSSLRNRYTFIHVEGFSRENAMVYIRNYFKDTEATADEFIQLFESNDIISENMAPYPIYISMLCHMWRELDDNKKEELKAFQTFSEIFCEVFEFLKVRYVQKEIQDLRSPSFNTHRSKIEKLMEPVAKLAFTGLLSNNLIFNEEDLEQYSDSVKTACKVGVLSQENKLSSIHDKSRPFLQSTFYFPHKLFQEYMAAVYLASLYDSDHNEFKRLIEEVVIPRKEEFRYLLYFTVSQNKNIAKYTTKCLLQQYTQSQVKTEMNFLVDVAFESQDEDTNAMLKNSVSSLSISVRDTHTIAGYASTGIYSKAINMSVGDLFRPPSYGPGISNEVALMICSAPSLRDVELKASFHPTFYETLAREGRKATVHTLEIVNYKPLSSASSQHIAEALCSLPNLTNLTLSGFCDQEEFCSHLNEKASTLKVHTLEIVNDKPLSSASSHHLVGALCSLPNLTNLTLRGVCDQEEFCSHLNEKASTLKGSFPQISKGNFIFNEKPQKDLQSFLQAVSDELRQMELRRARSFKMRALRLDPLSEHEYSAAGASSSDKYFDE
- the LOC121416787 gene encoding uncharacterized protein LOC121416787 isoform X5, yielding MRMEMEKNNRSSVTEEEFLRLAQLIPPRYYSDLGIHLGISSAELDHIIVQHSSNYKDALMTMFTRWRDEQHPDEDIRALLAEGLEKSDLGGLSKELLAGNLIQKTTGVRQTTATTSRASTSTGAADMSALPHTVSEEELLMLSMEIGPTYYKRVGVNLNISIVTLDNIKERSRDNCDALMTVFTRWRDKQLPDTNIRAHLAAALQKSGLVLLSWKLITGNLLKEPTVEGTPVTIPVSETKPLTPDLIKRCKDELQDKYRTDFCMIRADPLDPDSIVPFKDMYTSLFLEEEKRKKRSKLEYKDLFNLKVNGIFPKRIMVQGEAGAGKTTFLAKIAWDWINDSPDLSKFVWVLIIPLREAKRYKIGQIVKSYLSKDNPATACQITEYIRSNPEKVFIACDGLDEFSGKVVQHSETKQGSEGAQSEFKVGSETSPASISMHTRTNTELNVRSLERGDITVEDILRSDELRTCPVMVTSRPWKANEIRGSSSLRNRYTFIHVEGFSRENAMVYIRNYFKDTEATADEFIQLFESNDIISENMAPYPIYISMLCHMWRELDDNKKEELKAFQTFSEIFCEVFEFLKVRYVQKEIQDLRSPSFNTHRSKIEKLMEPVAKLAFTGLLSNNLIFNEEDLEQYSDSVKTACKVGVLSQENKLSSIHDKSRPFLQSTFYFPHKLFQEYMAAVYLASLYDSDHNEFKRLIEEVVIPRKEEFRYLLYFTVSQNKNIAKYTTKCLLQQYTQSQVKTEMNFLVDVAFESQDEDTNAMLKNSVSSLSISVRDTHTIAGYASTGIYSKAINMSVGDLFRPPSYGPGISNEVALMICSAPSLRDVELKASFHPTFYETLAREGRKATVHTLEIVNYKPLSSASSQHIAEALCSLPNLTNLTLSGFCDQEEFCSHLNEKASTLKGSFPQISKGNFIFNEKPQKDLQSFLQAVSDELRQMELRRARSFKMRALRLDPLSEHEYSAAGASSSDKYFDE
- the LOC121416787 gene encoding uncharacterized protein LOC121416787 isoform X3; the encoded protein is MRMEMEKNNRSSVTEEEFLRLAQLIPPRYYSDLGIHLGISSAELDHIIVQHSSNYKDALMTMFTRWRDEQHPDEDIRALLAEGLEKSDLGGLSKELLAGNLIQKTTGVRQTTATTSRASTSTGAADMSALPHTVSEEELLMLSMEIGPTYYKRVGVNLNISIVTLDNIKERSRDNCDALMTVFTRWRDKQLPDTNIRAHLAAALQKSGLVLLSWKLITGNLLKEPTVEGTPVTIPVSETKPLTPDLIKRCKDELQDKYRTDFCMIRADPLDPDSIVPFKDMYTSLFLEEEKRKKRSKLEYKDLFNLKVNGIFPKRIMVQGEAGAGKTTFLAKIAWDWINDSPDLSKFVWVLIIPLREAKRYKIGQIVKSYLSKDNPATACQITEYIRSNPEKVFIACDGLDEFSGKVVQHSETKQGSEGAQSEFKVGSETSPASISMHTRTNTELNVRSLERGDITVEDILRSDELRTCPVMVTSRPWKANEIRGSSSLRNRYTFIHVEGFSRENAMVYIRNYFKDTEATADEFIQLFESNDIISENMAPYPIYISMLCHMWRELDDNKKEELKAFQTFSEIFCEVFEFLKVRYVQKEIQDLRSPSFNTHRSKIEKLMEPVAKLAFTGLLSNNLIFNEEDLEQYSDSVKTACKVGVLSQENKLSSIHDKSRPFLQSTFYFPHKLFQEYMAAVYLASLYDSDHNEFKRLIEEVVIPRKEEFRYLLYFTVSQNKNIAKYTTKCLLQQYTQSQVKTEMNFLVDVAFESQDEDTNAMLKNSVSSLSISVRDTHTIAGYASTGIYSKAINMSVGDLFRPPSYGPGISNEVALMICSAPSLRDVELKASFHPTFYETLAREGRKATVHTLEIVNYKPLSSASSQHIAEALCSLPNLTNLTLSGFCDQEEFCSHLNEKASTLKVHTLEIGNIKPLSSASSHHLAGALCSLPNLTNLILRRVCDQEEFYSHLNEKASTLKGSFPQISKGNFIFNEKPQKDLQSFLQAVSDELRQMELRRARSFKMRALRLDPLSEHEYSAAGASSSDKYFDE